The following DNA comes from Nitrospira sp..
AGGGGTTCAAAAACGACGGGGACAACCTTGACGGTACGAATAGTTCATTTCTGAGCTTTTGTTCTTGGTATCTTATCGCCGGACCGCTTCTGGGGGCCCCGGCGTTGAAGCTCTTCAAGTAAGAGGCCTTCTGCCGCACCTCGATTTTCCACGGGTCCCTGTTCAACTTCTCGAGTCAGCCACATTTCGTAAGCCAGCTCGTCCTCCTTTGGTCTGACCGCAGGAGGAGGGGCCGTTGGTTTTCTCGTAGTCGCTTTCCTCGCCATTCCACACCTCGCTTTCTGGTTGAAAGTTACCTGTGCTACTGGGTTGTCCCATCGAATGAATGAAGGAGCGACTGTTGTTCGTGTTCAGCCGGATAGGTGATGTGTGTGCCGTTCACTTTGGCGAATGGCGTGAGGGTGTGAGGTTTAGGATGTGCCATGCTTGTGATGTGCTCGACCGGAATTCCTCTCACCGCCAGCGCATCAGCAATCAGCGACCGATGACAACGCCAGGGCACCGCTTCAGCGCACATGATCGTGGTTCGTTCACGACTGGCTACCCCAATCAGCGTTTCTATCCCTGCTTGGAATGACGCGGTCTGCATGTAATCGGCGTAGCCGCGGAATGAGGCGTTGCGCCAGCCTCTGTTAGGCGAGTCCCGGAGAGCGTGACGAAGCCCCCCGAGCTCAGCCAGGTGTGTATAGTCGATGCCGGCTTGTCGAAGTGGTTGCGGAAGTGTCTCGTGATTGAACTGCGGGTTATAACGAGAACGCGGGACGGTGCGCACATCGATAAGATGTTTCACGCCGTGTGTGTGCAAGAGGTTGAGGAAAGCCTCCAGCGACCGGGTGGAGTGCCCGATAGTGAAGACTGCAGGCAGTTGTGTTGAGGCGCGCGTGCTCATCGTAACGGTCCAGCCTCTCTGCGGTTCATTCAATGCGGTCACCACGCTTAAACGTGTTGGCCATGGGGTTCTCCGTACGGAGCGCTCGCAAGTTCGGTCACCTCCGCCAGCGCTCCTGGACGCTCGGCGAGGGTATCGTCAGTACCCGGCGAACTCTTCCGCGCGGATGTCTTCCTCGTCGACGCCGATTTCACGAAGCATCGTCTGTAACCCTTTCACCATTTTAGGCGGCCCCGCAATGTAGTAGACGGGCAAGGCGGCGTGATTCGCATACGTGGCAAGCTTTTCTTTGGTGATCAGGCCGGTCTCACCGGGCCAGGTCCGATGGGATTGCGTCATGTCGGTCATGGTTGCGATTAGCGAGTAGTGCGGATTATCCCGTTCCAGCGCCAGAAGTTCATCGAGGAATGGCGCATCCTCCGGTCGGCGATTGGAATAGAACAGGATGAGGCGATGCGGGCGTTTCTCCTTCGTGGCACAGCGCAGCATACTTCGAAAGGGCGTGATGCCAATACCGCCTGCCAGCAGGACCGCCGCTCGCGTGGCATCGTCGTGCAGCGTCAAGGCACCGGACGGGCCTTCGATCTTGACGGCTGTTCCTATGGGAAGGCGCTGCAACACGCGTTTGAACGCGGTGTCACGCATGCGCGTCGCGACCATGAAGAGGTCATCCTGGGGAGCGCTCGCGATCGAAAAAGTTCGTGTGTTTCCTTCACTATCCGTCTCCGGAGGATTCAGCAGAGTCATATCGACATACTGGCCGGCTATGAACGTCCACCCCTCCGGCTTCTCAAACCGAAAGGCCATCGTGCCTTCGGCGATGTTTTCCCGTGTGCTCAGTTTGGACAGAAACGTTGTCGCGATAGCTGCCGTGCTCATAAGTACATCCCTTCTTAGTAAATGATGGGTGGTCGCTTCTCCGCGATGACCAGCATCAACCGGCGTCGCTGCAACGGGCGGTCCGGATCTCGTGTGTAGTGCGAGGAGTCCTCCGATACTTCCACGTGACTAAGCGGAATTGAAATGTGTTGATTCATATGAGACACGGTGGTCTCGATCGAGAGCGTCACGGAGGCATCGTTGCAGCCGGTGACTTCGGCGTTCAGATCCGTCGCATCGAGGAATTGCACGGTGACCCGCTCTTCCGGGTCAATCCATGGACGGATCAGCTGCTCTTTTTCGTCGTGTGTCATGCTCGTCTCCCACATCTGTTCTGAATGAGTGCCAGGCCTCCACTTCGAAGCCCTTTCTGTGATCTTCATGCGTGACCTCTTTCTGTTGTCATGACGTGCCTGGTATGAAGCGGTTTAAACGATCTCTCGGATTTTGTTCTCGACGATTGTCTTGAGAATGTCCCAGCGGTCTTTCTGTCCCCGGACTAAGGCTTCCGCAACGTGCATTGCCTGCTGCAGTGTGATTGTGCCGGGCAGAGGCGGCTCCAGAGGATCAATGATCGCCTCGACGACCACCGGTCCGGGCTGAGCAAAGGCCTGACGGAGCACGTCGCCGACCTGTGCGGGATCCTCCACGGTGTACCCCGTCGCACCGCAAGCCTTCGCATAGAGGGCGAAATCGATCGGCTGTAATTGGACCCCGAATTCCGGATTGCCCTCAAAGGCCAGTTGCTCCCATTTGATCATGCCCAAGAGGTCGTTCTTCAGCAGAATGATCTTCACCGGCAACTGGTATTTGACCATGGTCGCCAATTCTCCCATCAACATCGTAAAGCCTCCGTCGCCGACGATGCAGACCACTTGCCGGCCGGGAAACGCCACTGCCGCTCCCACACCATAGGGCAGCGCGTTGCCCATGGAGGCGAGCGTACCGGAGGCCGAAAACTGCATATCGCCTTTGATGCGGATGTGTCGGGCGGCCCAGGTCGTGACCGTGCCTGTATCGCAGCAGATGATGGCATCCGAGGCGAGCACGTCGTTGAGTTGATGGACGACTACCTGCGGCTTCAGCGGCCTGTCCATGCGGCTCCCTCGTTTGTCCATGAGGGTGTTCCAATCCTTTACCTGCCCCTGGATCTTTTCGAGGAAGGGATGTTTGGTTTTGACCGCAATGCGGGGGAGAAGCGCCCGTAACACATTCGGGCAGTGCCCGACCAATCCCACCTCAACCGGATAGCGAAGGCCGATACGGACCGGATCGAGGTCGATTTGCACGGCCTTGGCCTGCCCGGGCTTGGGGTAGAACTCCAGATAGGGGAAGCTCGTGCCGGCGATGAGCAGCGTGTCGCAATCCGCCAGCGCTTCCTGAGAAGGTGCCGTCCCCAAGAGCCCGATGCCTCCGGTGGTGTACGGGCTATCATCCGGCACCACGGCTTTCCCGAGTAACGGCTTAATAATGGGGGCTCCCACCTTTTCGGCCAGATGCAGAATCTCGTCCCGCGCGGAGAGACACCCCCGGCCGGCGAGGATGGCGACTTTTGATCCTGCATTGATGATCTCCGCGGCCTGTTCAAGCAGCGCGCTCCCGGGCAGCGGCAGCGCCTCACTCGCGAGGTGTCCGCTATGCCGCGGGATATTTGCCGGAGAGCCCTGATCATCGGTCCATTCCTGCAC
Coding sequences within:
- a CDS encoding DUF488 domain-containing protein — its product is MSTRASTQLPAVFTIGHSTRSLEAFLNLLHTHGVKHLIDVRTVPRSRYNPQFNHETLPQPLRQAGIDYTHLAELGGLRHALRDSPNRGWRNASFRGYADYMQTASFQAGIETLIGVASRERTTIMCAEAVPWRCHRSLIADALAVRGIPVEHITSMAHPKPHTLTPFAKVNGTHITYPAEHEQQSLLHSFDGTTQ
- a CDS encoding FAD-dependent oxidoreductase encodes the protein MSTAAIATTFLSKLSTRENIAEGTMAFRFEKPEGWTFIAGQYVDMTLLNPPETDSEGNTRTFSIASAPQDDLFMVATRMRDTAFKRVLQRLPIGTAVKIEGPSGALTLHDDATRAAVLLAGGIGITPFRSMLRCATKEKRPHRLILFYSNRRPEDAPFLDELLALERDNPHYSLIATMTDMTQSHRTWPGETGLITKEKLATYANHAALPVYYIAGPPKMVKGLQTMLREIGVDEEDIRAEEFAGY
- a CDS encoding thiamine pyrophosphate-binding protein; amino-acid sequence: MGNTVADTLIERLIAWGVDTIFGYPGDGINGLFEALRTRQDRITFIQVRHEESAAFAACAYAKFTHRLGVCLATSGPGGLHLINGLYDAKCDGQPVLAITGHTYHDLIGTHYQQDVDLNKALVDVAAYNERINGPSHVLNVVDVAIKTALARRTVAHITIPKDVQEWTDDQGSPANIPRHSGHLASEALPLPGSALLEQAAEIINAGSKVAILAGRGCLSARDEILHLAEKVGAPIIKPLLGKAVVPDDSPYTTGGIGLLGTAPSQEALADCDTLLIAGTSFPYLEFYPKPGQAKAVQIDLDPVRIGLRYPVEVGLVGHCPNVLRALLPRIAVKTKHPFLEKIQGQVKDWNTLMDKRGSRMDRPLKPQVVVHQLNDVLASDAIICCDTGTVTTWAARHIRIKGDMQFSASGTLASMGNALPYGVGAAVAFPGRQVVCIVGDGGFTMLMGELATMVKYQLPVKIILLKNDLLGMIKWEQLAFEGNPEFGVQLQPIDFALYAKACGATGYTVEDPAQVGDVLRQAFAQPGPVVVEAIIDPLEPPLPGTITLQQAMHVAEALVRGQKDRWDILKTIVENKIREIV